The nucleotide sequence ACCATCTCCCTCATCATATTGGGCATTGTGACCTACTTCAATCGATAGAAGAGGGGTAGCTTATTTAGGTTCGCTTGCTAATATGAGGGTAACTAATCCTGAGTCGAGCGTTGGGGAAATTCTGAAGTCAGGACGCTTATGTTCTGAGAGTTATCTGTCCTCGTAGATGATAGAGCATCGGGCGCACAGGCTTTGCTGCCGTCTCACAATACAGTCTAGCACCAAACGTAATGACACACCGCAGTAAAGGTAGTATTTACGTACGCGCGGAGGGAGCGTCTGTCAAAGGGCTGCTTTAGCACTACTTGCACATACCAAGTTGCTTGTATTGCCACCTTTTGGGCTCTTATTTTCGGCAGGGAGCCTGCTTCCTAGTTCTAACCCTTCCCGCGTATCCGGACTTGCTTTTAAGGTAGTCAGTACCGTTGAGCAACCGACGGCGCCGATTGGACATGTATCTCACGGCAACAAGCAAATAGTTCAACCCCGCCGTTTGCGACCAAACATGCGGTAATGATCGTAAAAAATTACGCATGTCCGAACGCCGTGCGCAGCTGTGCTACCGGCGAACAGTGCAAAACGTAATTATTGAAACACCAAATGAAAAATTTCAACGGTGCCGGGCCTCGAATAAGAATCACTTGGAGTACACACTTCGTATATGCTGACTTGTGTTCGCGTTAAAAACATAGACTAATTGCTGCCGACGCTCGTGTCCTGGGGCTGCGCGTACATAGGGCTGCTGCTATTTTTCCCTCCCGCGCGCGGGCCGCAGGCTGTGTGGTCGAGTGACACATTGCATTTATTTGTTGTTCGAAAGTAGGTTCAAAACAATCTGTTGGAATTATTCTGTGCTCGTTGCGCGATTGGGTTTGTCGGTTCTGCGGATTCGGCGCGCATCGGATGGGAAGTAAGTTATCCAATGCATTCGGCCCGTTGCCTTTCACACCGCTTTAAAAAATGGCATACACGCGTATGTAGGTTTATGTCAACGACGGAAGGTCGGTGTCTTAGGTCTAAAAAGGCTTTTGTGCCAACGCGGTGTGTTATAATACGGCGCGCTTTTGTTGGATGTGTATAGTGTGTGATCCTTGAGTTTCTCAAAATTTGACGCAATGGATACGCACTCTGGGAAGTCAGAAATGGAAGCTTTGAACGACCTTTTTTCCAAGGCGTTTGCGCAGTATTTTATGATGCAATGGTGTCAGCGGGGTTATGAGACGCACTCCACGTTCAAAAATGAACTGGACGCCGTGGTGTCTATCTGGCCGCACGAAATACCGATCCAATCTGAGGAATCAGTCAATCAGGAAACTGCTAACAGGAATTTGGAGGGTGAGGGCGCGAGCTCCCAGCCGGGGCAGgctgcccgggatgccGACCGTCTCCGGAAGTTCCAAGTGCTGAAAGATCTTGAATATGCATTCCAGCTGATGATGGTGGCCTGCCACAAAATGCATATTTTCTCGTCTAACGAGAGGGTGGAGGATGTGCATACCGAGGATCTCAAATTCCTTATGCTCCCATACCTGGCGGCGCATGTTGGCCTTGAGAAGCCTGACCTCAAACAGCGCTTGAATGTGCTCAAGCGATGCGTGGTGTATCTGACCGAATTCATCCACACCCTCATCCGCATGGACGCCATGCACCAGCGTGAACTGGTCTACTGGGAGCGCAATTTGGGCGACATTGCCGATGAAAGGCGTACCTTTAGGATCAATTCCACGAAATACACCATCGAGATTCTGGGGAGAATGCGTCCAGCATTCAACACAACCGAAGGGATCATCAATTTTTTCAAGGAGGCCAATTCCAAAAATGCTGAAGAGGCTACCTTGCGAGCCAGAGTTCTGGATCTCTTGCACCTATTTTCCTTCGAGGCCATAAATCTTTACGATATGATAAAGATGGTTAGTTCATATCCTCTGGAAAGTGTACAATAATTGATGTTTGCTATGCGTGCACTGCATTCCACCGTCCACATGTCATTGTTTGATCGTTTAACTATTCACATACGCTGCTAGGAAATTCCGTTGCTGGAACGCCATCTGAAAGAGGCCGGTAATCCCGAGTCAAACACCGTCGAGGAAGATAAGCGGAGCAGGCCTTCTCGCTCAAAACCGTGGGTCATTCGAGTTGACGGAGTCTCCAAATTGGACCCTACTACGGCTCACTTTTTGTATCAGAAGCTCATATTCGTACCTGGCCACAGTGAGTTAACCTAGTGGAATATCAACTGTTACCATTGCGTCAGACTTGCCCAACATATCCCTGGATGAGTGCGCTCGCATCGAGATGGACATGGACGTGAACACCATTGGTGTCAGAGGCGCTAAAGAGAACACGAGAAAAGATGACAGTGCTGAAGAGGACGATGGatgccgtagtggcagcGAATCGAGCAGTAGCGACGATTCCGATAgggacagcgacgacacCAAAGAGAAGGCCGCGTGGGACGACTGGAAAGATGACCACCCCAGGGGAAGCGGGAACAAGAACCGCAACGTCGGTTAGATGTGAGCATGTGGTCAGTGTACCGGGTTTTGCGCGGCCGTGCTACTAGCAAAGACCTGAGCGGCAGAGCCGCACAGAAATGTTTGCCAGGGGCAATTCATCCGTCGGCGCAGTTTCACGTGGAGGCACTCTTTTATTGCTACAAATATTTCATCACCAGGAATAAACGAAAGGCACATGGAATCAATATATAAAATAAACGTCAACAGGCATTCCTACAAAATCTAAGCGCAATTCACTCATAGCTTCACTGAAAATAATATTAAGTAGAGTATAGTATCACGTCCATAGCCAGCCCCCAGGATAGTTGGTTCATATTTGCTTGATGTATGGTACGGCTGAGGGTTTCATGCGCTGCGCCGCAGAAGCCCTACTTGTACCGACGGGAAATGGGGAGGAGCCACAGCATGCTGCATCTTAAGCTTATGCAAGATTACCTTGTGAATGATCTCATAGGAGTGGCTTTCAACAAGTGGACAAGTTTCGATGTAGTTCACTCTTCGATTAGGGACGTGAAACGCATAAATCACTACGGCTGTAAATGGCCAATGTACTTACAAGGGTCGGATGTCTTTGACACCAGTGACGAACAGCGACAGTAAGGCTTATAATCTGCAACTCACATCTGTAGTATGTACGTAATGGGCTATTAACAGCTGCGAAAACAATACGAGCGGAACGTAATCACGTGCCACACTATAGAACTTGAAACACATTCCAAAGGCCGTCTACAGCAATGAGCTAGTATTTACCCGATGGCCAGGTGCACGCGGTAGAGATTTATTTTTATTAAATATAGGCGAACACATTTCAGTTATTCAGTATGGCAATCGTTTGATGTGTCGCTGTTTTTCGCTAAATGAGAAGGACTATTAATCTGGGGCAAAACGAATTATGGATGGCAATACTGTCATTGATCAAGCTAGTATTGCCGTGCACATGTGCCATATAGTTTCGCTCTATGTGGTTTAATCGCAATGAATAACATTACACTCTGCAGTATATGATGCCTATTCCTCATCATTTTCTGCTGATGCATATATTATTAGTCACCTAGGACAGTTTTATAAAACACTATTTGACGCATTCGACAACTATAGCAGTGGGAAATGACAAATTCTAAGTCAACTGAACCCGCAGCTGCAACTTCAGCTCCAAAACTCATCTATAATAGCTTGGGACAATCGCTTTACAACCTCGTATCATTCATTGAAGGCTATGACCAACAGGTGTTGTCCATGTGCATGAGGGCTTTCGAGTTGACTTTGGGTTTTTCGCAGTCTCAGTTGTCTACGTTGGCAACGGTGTCTACTATGTCGCGCATGGGTTGTTGCCTAATTTGGGGATTGCTGGCAGATAAACATCACTCGAATCACGTTCTTGGGGGTGGTTTGTTAGTGATGGGTATGGCTTCAATTCTTCTAAGTTCTGCGTCGCGTTACAATGTGGTAAGTTATGATTTTTACACTGTCAATGCACGTGCAGATTGTGTTTTTGCGTTTCCTACATGGGTTCGGGTTTGCGTGCGTCTACCCAGTGCAACAAAAGATTGTTGCTGATTCAACGAGCTCAAATGAAACAAAGGTAACAAATGGGGCACCGGGGCAATCGATGGCGGGAGGAACAGCGACCCCAGAGAAACCAAAGAAATCTGAGGGTAGTAAGATATTCACACGTCTACAGTCTCTTAATTGCATTGGGCGATTGTTATGCGCTGTCATAACCACACTTATTGCACGCAAGGTATTATTGGGATATTATGGCTGGCGCACTTCCTACGTAGTGCTGGGGTACATATGGACATTGTTTGGTGTTGCAATTATTTTCGGGATGGAAGGCAATAAACCTTCGCTTTCTAATGGTGTaaatggtgaccaagggcCAAGTACGTCAGAGGATACAACTTTTAACAAATTATTAGAAGGTGCAGCCAAGTCTGTGTTTATGACTGCAACGACATGGATATTGATATTTACCATATTCATAGCAGAAGCTCCAATGTGTGCTTTTAATTATATGACCATATACTTGCAATATTTGGGAGTATCCGACACAATGGCTGGTGTTGCGGTTGCTGTTACATTGATTGGTGGCGCAGCTGGAAGTGCAGCAGGGGGAATGATTATAGATACGATTGCTAAAGCCGATAACGTATATAGTGAACTTGGTTCGGGGGCTGCCGTGATGGTAGTCCGACTAGTTGTGTGCCTATTGTTTTTCTTAGGGAAGGCGCCATCTGGAAAGTTGCTTTGGTATCACTACGTCGAGTTGGCAACGCTGGGCGGAACATTAGTAACGCTTGGCGGCGTAGATAGGGCAGTTATGAAAAAATCAATCAACGATATGTACCAGGGCACGGCATCTGCCATGGTTCGCACCATATCTGGCATCGCAAGTAGTGTAGTTTTTTTCCAGGTTTCTGCGTATTTAACTGAGAAGGTATTTGGCTATGTACCATCTAGGGAGTCGTTCGATACCATGGATGCGGCTGTTAAAGAAAGAAATGCAGAGGCGTTAAGGAAGTCGATGATGTACATTATTTTAGCAGGTACATCGATCAACACATTGTGTTATATTGCGTTATTTTTTACTTATGAGAATGATAAAGATAAACTTAAGCGAACCGATGCAACACAACGTGAATCGAACCATGTAACGGCGAAATAATTATGCGCCTAAGCAATGATTATGACCGGTTGTTGAGGACATAATCGACTTTGTTGTGAATTAGAGTTTTTCGTCAAAAGTACCGCTGAACCTGTCCCATTATATTATTACAAAAGCAATTCTATATCACCTCCTCGCATGAGGTGAGTAATATCTAAAATAATGGTGGGAAGCATATTTATATGGCAGAGAAATAACCACCCACTCTTTATGGTAAATCTTATTCCAAAAAAAAATGTTCATAGTAAAAATGGGTGAAAAGCATCCCGTAGCTTATACAGGACAAAAGTACGTTCAGATTTGGCAGACGCATTTGCTATTTGTCAATAAAATGTTTGCAAATGCAAACCTTACGGCAACACTAACCACAGCAACTGCCATTTACAGAAATGTGGGCATTtacagcgatgaaatgtaCAAAGTTGCGTCCTTAGCCATTACAAAGCGTCCATCCAATCCGTGCTGGACCCACTATCTCTTTGCGTCACCCGGCGCATAGCATCATCGAGACACCGGAACAGAGCTTTCATCCTCGGCAATGAATATGTTATAGCTGTTATTTAATGGTATCGCTCCGTTATAGGTCACGGCAATGTTCACTTGCGATATTTAGAGTGCGGTTAAATGTGACTGTTGCAACCTTAATAATCGGTAAATTATCGACGGGCCAGGTTGGTTGCAGATCTTGCTGAGGTGATTCTAAGTTGGAGGAATAATCACAACGTCTAAATATTACACATTGTCTCTACATTTTTATGTTGTAAATAGCAGTTACCGTTAGGTCATATAACCCTGTGACCACCTCAGCGATGTAGTTTGTGGACAGGGGCGTTGAATGTACTACGTCTTAAACGGGTATGAAGTGGACTTATAACGATTGTGCGAGATGTAGAAATTGGTTCAAGTGTCGATGTCATTGGTGCATAGTTCGCTTATGCGCAATATTTGGCACTATTACTTTTGTCGTCGTCTTTCTCATTGTCTACTACAAATATCCCAACAAAACGGGTGAGTTGAGGTTTAATATACAAATTGCGTTTACTAAGGAGACAGGCACCCGCCTCATGATCAGCTGCCCCAACAAGCAATAAAATAGAACTTCACCCAGCTTGGAACCTAGGAATTGACGACATAAACTACTTTGGTGCCCAATTAGAGCAATTGGTGTCGATTTTAAGCTGAACGGTGTGAGTTAATAGCGACATCCTACGGTGGCTATCGATTGTGGAGTTGGGTGAACGGTTACCAATGTCAGAAAATGAGCAGCCTCATTCCTGCGAAGCAGCTGAATTTCATCATGGATTCACAGGTAGAAAGTTAGTAATAAGATGAATAGCTAAGGGAGCTGCTCTAATTTTGGAGATGCTGGGTGATGCCGACTGTCTGACACGACGTGTCAGCATGGATTCTGTAGCATACCAACTGCAATTCTTTATAATCACTTGTTTAAGTAAACCACCGTCAAAGCTATCAACATTTATAGCGTCAATGTCTGCCATTATAGCATATGCGAATGACATGCGTTGTGCGTAGTGCATGTCACGTTACTTGTGTGGATCTAAGACAagacaccttggtcacaaTTGCGCCGTCATCATCCACACGTCCGGTGTATATTAAACTTAATAAATTTCAATTAAACACGTATGTTCGAACGCTGCGGCTTTTGTGCTAATCCGCCAATAAGACGCAGCTGTTTACATACAAGGTCACTTTTGTAAACTGGCCTGGAGATTGACCGTAGATCGCATACGTGTATCTCAATTGCATAGTCCAACGAATCTTgtcaaaatggtgtaccaTTCGCTGACCGATGTCCCTCgtaacctcaaggagtgcCTTGACTGGCTGATAGCTGTCAAGGGAACTTCCAAGTTTAACACGCAGGCTTTAGGTTACGCACTTTACAATTTCCTAGTAGACAAGCCTGTCGGTACGACGTATGTACCATCTGTCGAAAAAGTCAAACGCCTTTCGAGGGAGTTCATGCAGAAAAAGGAATTTAAGGACTTGCCGGCAGTTGGAGACCTGCTGCGTAGATTCACGGAACGTATGAATAAAACCGACTTTGTGGATATCAAGCGCTTTTTTGCGCTCCACGAAAGTGATTATGAAAACATCGTAAAGGTCAATGGTGTCACACCTGACAGCATCGCAAAGGATGTAGATAAAATTGCGGATGGCTGTGAGCAGTTCCTGAATGAGATTAAAACCCCTGGCCAGTACGAGTCCGCTTACAGTTCAGaagcgacgtgggaggCCTCGTGCTCGAAGAGGCCGGAAGACTGTGCAGCAGTCCTCGTGGGGATTGCGCCAATGTTGTACGCAGGTTTACATTCTTTGTTTACTGGTAGCAATGGACACCACTTTGGAACTCCACCGCCTAATGAGACTCTGCTTGTGAGCAAGGTAATGAAAGCGATGGGTTTTGTTGAATCGAAATGCCGCGATGGCCTGAGTCGGTCAGATCTTCGCCATGCGTTTAGAGATATGCATATGGATGTGTTGGACACTATCTACAACTTCGCTGGCTTCTGGGCCTTCTACTGAGTAGAAATCGCGGGTTTATACTACGAGCAGTTCGACAAACTATCATTTCGCGTTTGGGTATCCGTCTAGTTGGTATCACGAATTCTCACGGGGCATTTCTAATGTATGAAATGTTGTGATGGCCAATATTGTTGACACGGTGTTAATTCTATACATTGCTGCCGTTGTCAACGCAGACAAAGCTATTGGCGTTATAAGAATTGTATTCAGGACGCAAGATGGCGGTTTTTGGTACCAGCGCCACAGGATTCGATGTTCTTGTGAGAGACGTCGCATGGAGATTCGCAATCTATAAATAATGCAATGCACTCCTATCAGCCTTCGTAGACAGATGAGCGACTAGCGCCTCAAAAACCGCTCCAATCAAAGTGGCAGGGATGCATGTCGCCTATTGGgtgagcggtgtaggcacGTGTGGAATGTACCACTTAGTACAGCTATCCATAATTACAGTTACTATCATTAATAGATTTACATATGCGTATAATATTTTCTCTCTTAAAACCCTTACGTCCCATTTGTCGTTCTGGGCTGCACGTGGACATGAATAGCTAGATCGCTATGCCCTACTAAGTCGAGACTAGACGGCAGTCCCGTGGGAACGACGGTGTGTCTAAGCCGTCACTGCCATCGTTCCATGCACGACTAAAGATGGCGAGACAATCATTGCTCTAGCAATACATTCATTTTCAGGGCCACGCCGACACATTATACAAAGTTATGTTTTCGATACGGGATGCGTTACTAGATCGCCTGGACACCCTGGCACATTTACCAATAATATTGTAGATGGAATGATATACGAGGGCATGGGTATTGATGGATACTCGGCATTACCGCACAAGGATTTCCTATATGATAATGTGGAGCGTCTGTAATTTCACTTTTGAAAAAACGGTCTCATTTCACTATAGCATATTCGACGATCTCTCGCGTCTGTTGGTATTCGATCACACCTCTTAATAAATTGAATAATAACACGACTGAGAAGACTCTACATTTGACGATATGAGCACACCATTGATTCGTCAATCTCGGAAAAAGTTACTGTGATCATACGGCAACCCCTGTCACTGTAGCAGCGTGTTGTAAACGCTTATCTATACCAAAACTAGGATTAATCATTGAACAATAACGATCTATGATGCACGGTTAATGCTTCGTAGTATGCATCTCTTGGCGTACAATGAGGGTCGCTCAGTAAATAGCCAATGACGATTGGTTAAACTTGCACAGCGCTTTTACGGCATTACATTCCACCCCAGAACCATTTAGTCAAAACTTCAACCGGTGCTCATCTTTTAGTCATTGTTGTGGTTTATTACTGCTCTACCAAGATATCTGTGTTATTGGCACTTCTACACAACAACCGTAATTAAAATATTTCTGACATCTGCGCCAGTGTGACGCCTATCAATACTATTTTAGCACGAGTTTTTTATTTCTGGATTTAATATGTGGATGCATTGAATCGTTGCTTATATGCTGTTATTGGGTGCGATTACACTATTTCTACAAATTTGCCTTTTGGCAAAACATGTTTTCCTATTGTTCGTTAGGCGCAAGGGAATCCCGGCACCTGCTTCATCTGAGGATCGAGTGGCATGTCCCATTGGAGTTATGCACGCCTGTGACGTGTGGTAGCGTTAGTGCCCACTCGTACCACATACGGCGCTTGTCATGTTTCCTCCAGACGTGCAGCATGACGAGTTGCCCTTCCTTGACGTAAATTGGGGCCGTAATCGGGAAGTACATAGGGAACCAGCTGATCTGGTCATCCATAACTCCTGGGACGGTAGAGATTTTAACGTCCTTGTACAACGTGCACTCGAAGTATCCCGCGAAGCCGTGTATGAAGCACTCCAGAGTAGACTTGAATGACATGCAAGAATATCTGTTGTTGTGTTCGTTGTTCATGTAGCAGAGCGCTTGCACGTCATCAGTGTCGCTGCAGCACCCTTTCATTTGTTTGTTGGGGTGCTCGAACTTGAAGCACGGCTTGGGCTGCTCTGCAACTTTGCAGAACTTGTGGAGCGCCACCGTGTAGGGGTGTTGAAAGGGCCTCTCGATTTGCGTGAGGTTGAGGCTGGCCCATACCTTCGGCGCGTAAATTGGCTCAGCGTATGAGACGTAGGTGCACGGCATGAACGTGACGCGATGCCCTGGGAAGTGCGTTTGGAAGGCGTTTTGTACTCCGTCTAGACACTCCGGCGCAAGTTCGTTGTCACCAAACGATCCCAACAGTTCGCTCAGAACGAGGTCCGCCGGTTCCGAAGGCTTCAACGTGCGCATATCCTGGAATATGAGCTTGACCTTGTCCCAGCCCTTTATGGCGTTCGTCGCAATTTTGTGCTTCAGTGTGAATACAGTCGCCGGGTTCTTTTCGAGCGCGTATATGGAAAACTCGGTAACATTGTTTTCAGCCAGTGCCCGCAAGCTGCAGTCCACCAGCGGCCCCCTACCAGCTCCGACAATGTATATTACCGGCCTCCTGACGCCATTATGTCCCTCATGATTGCCGTTATCCCCCTCACCCGGCGCTGCTTGGCCTGGTAGCGCGCCCGCCATGAAGTCCTTCAACCACAAACTAACCGCAGCCTCATATTGCGCGTATTTCCTTGTGCACCTCTCGAAATTTTCGTACGTAGCCGTTTCCAAATTGTCGCGTACAGGCTGCAGGGGCTCCTGGAGCATGTCCCAAAATCCCTCCTTGAACTGCTCGGCCTCAGTGAGAGGCGGCATCGCTGCATATGCCTTCCTCACCGCCGTGATGGCCTCTCTGACGCCGATGCCACCCGGCATTGGCGGCGTGTCCAGGTCCCTGATAGCGATCAGTTCCAGCGAgtcggcgctgcgcagctcgcTGGCCTTCCTGAGGGGTTCAAAGTTGAACATCCCACTCAGCATCACCTTGACGTCGTactgcagcaggaagtGCAGGTGCGGCACGAGGGCTGGTTTTAGCTGCACAGTCTCCCCGACCCTGACGAAGGAGCTTTCCCTAAGAATGACTGCAGTGAGTGGCTCTGCCACCCATCTTGCCAGGCGCCCGgcgtcatcatcgtcgatgACAATGGCGACCTTCAGCTGCGGAGAGTAATTCGTCATTTCGTGTATTGCGTTCCAGTATCCCCATGACACGTCGTTCGCAGCGAATGACAGGCAAACCGTGGGCATATTTGGCGAGTGCAGGAATGCCTTGAGCCGCTGCGCGAGGTTGGCAAGCAGCTCATGCGACTCGGCGAGCGTGGTGGCCTGCTGGAAGATGGGTTCGCAGTGTATACAGACGGCCCTGAGGCCAAGGTATGCCGACCACTCCATGTACGACATGAACGCGCCTCCCACGCTGTCGATGCGCGCGACGATCCTCTGGCTCCAGTAGTTGTAGGTGAGGACCAGGTCGCTTCCGCACAGCGGCACAAAGTTGTCATTCTGTTGGCCTTCCTCCGCAGAGTTCAAATTGAGGGACACAAATGAGATTCCCACGCTCTCTATGATCTTGATGACCCGGAGCAAATCGCTAGTTCCCGGATTCGGGAGGTTCCATCCGAAGACCAGTGGTGGCCTCAGCGCGGCCGGCTTCGGCATTGACGCCATGGTACGGAGAGAGTTTGGGTCCGTGTGTCTTTTAACCCCTATTGGTGCGATTGCGAACCGCTTGCGTTTCGCCTTGTGCCGCTCGGTTCCGGATGGCGCCGTGGCGGGTTATAGCGCGGGGCCGAAGCCACTCGCGGCGTGTCGGCATTTTGACGCCTGCAGCTATCGGTCCACCTCTATTCTGCGACCTATTGGAGACGTACAAGTGTGAGATCGATGTGTGACACGAGAGTGGCACGTTCCTTATCTGAGAGGACGCGAGGGAGGTTTTGACTGCCCATCGCTAAGATTTTGTACGCAGCGCGCCTTTCGTACCTACACCGCTACACTACACACACGTTTATTGCACATATAGTTGCCCTGAGTTGGACTAACTACGTCCGGCTGTTGCATCCTTCCTCCCCTGGCATTGCGCCAACCATTGCAGCCAACCGGGTGTGTAAGCGCCTGCACCCACATTTTAAAGCGCGAAACACTCCTACGGTTATTGTTACGTACTGCGGCGGCATGGGCGCAGGACCGGGGTTTCGTCGTGGTACATCGTCTGGGGGAGTCTTGCACTTGCCTTGGTTGACGCGCCGGCGCGTAGTCTACTCGCAATTTCTTATTGTTTCGCTCTTCCCAATTACCGCGGAGGTTTCCTTTGGCATTATTGCGGGGGAACCTTGATTGTGATCGTGTGGTTGCGCTGCGGAGCAGTCTGCGTCGCAGAGGTTCGCGCCTGAGCAGCGGCACGGCACGCGTTTTACCGTGTCACTTGCGCGCAGCGTTAGCCAGTTATGCGTTTGG is from Babesia bigemina genome assembly Bbig001, chromosome : IV and encodes:
- a CDS encoding skb1 methyltransferase family protein, putative encodes the protein MASMPKPAALRPPLVFGWNLPNPGTSDLLRVIKIIESVGISFVSLNLNSAEEGQQNDNFVPLCGSDLVLTYNYWSQRIVARIDSVGGAFMSYMEWSAYLGLRAVCIHCEPIFQQATTLAESHELLANLAQRLKAFLHSPNMPTVCLSFAANDVSWGYWNAIHEMTNYSPQLKVAIVIDDDDAGRLARWVAEPLTAVILRESSFVRVGETVQLKPALVPHLHFLLQYDVKVMLSGMFNFEPLRKASELRSADSLELIAIRDLDTPPMPGGIGVREAITAVRKAYAAMPPLTEAEQFKEGFWDMLQEPLQPVRDNLETATYENFERCTRKYAQYEAAVSLWLKDFMAGALPGQAAPGEGDNGNHEGHNGVRRPVIYIVGAGRGPLVDCSLRALAENNVTEFSIYALEKNPATVFTLKHKIATNAIKGWDKVKLIFQDMRTLKPSEPADLVLSELLGSFGDNELAPECLDGVQNAFQTHFPGHRVTFMPCTYVSYAEPIYAPKVWASLNLTQIERPFQHPYTVALHKFCKVAEQPKPCFKFEHPNKQMKGCCSDTDDVQALCYMNNEHNNRYSCMSFKSTLECFIHGFAGYFECTLYKDVKISTVPGVMDDQISWFPMYFPITAPIYVKEGQLVMLHVWRKHDKRRMWYEWALTLPHVTGVHNSNGTCHSILR